From Pseudomonas sp. FP2335, the proteins below share one genomic window:
- a CDS encoding LysR family transcriptional regulator, with the protein MANALPDLKLLRIFVSVVRHQGFASAQHELNLSTSAISTYMSQLESALGLVLCHRGRGGFSLTSKGELFHQETLRLLGELEGFEQYAAALKGELRGTLKLGVLDSTVSDKALPFAEVIGAYSLEHPAVHLHLSVMSPYELQLGVQDNRLDLAIGAFSNRMSGLIYMPLYREQHWLYCSTRHPLFNERRIPEQVITQQRMVGRGYWSQAELARHGFKHSAATVESMEAQLILVLSGAYIGYLPEHYAQAWADKGDLRVLLPATFGYQAPFSMIMRRGRSREPLIQTFRDLLKTQLNQA; encoded by the coding sequence ATGGCCAACGCCTTGCCCGACCTGAAACTCTTGCGCATCTTCGTCAGCGTCGTACGCCACCAGGGGTTCGCCAGTGCCCAGCACGAGCTCAACCTGTCCACGTCGGCCATCAGCACCTATATGAGCCAGCTGGAGTCGGCGCTGGGTCTGGTGTTGTGCCACCGTGGGCGGGGCGGGTTCAGCCTGACCAGCAAGGGCGAGCTGTTCCATCAGGAAACCCTGCGCCTGCTCGGCGAGTTGGAAGGCTTCGAGCAGTACGCCGCGGCGTTGAAAGGCGAGTTGCGCGGTACCCTCAAGCTCGGCGTGCTTGACTCCACCGTCAGCGACAAAGCCTTGCCGTTCGCCGAAGTCATCGGCGCCTACAGCCTCGAACACCCGGCGGTGCACCTGCATTTGTCGGTGATGAGCCCTTACGAACTGCAACTGGGCGTGCAGGACAACCGTCTCGACCTGGCCATCGGCGCCTTCTCCAACCGCATGAGCGGGCTGATCTACATGCCGCTGTACCGCGAACAGCACTGGTTGTATTGCAGCACCCGCCACCCGTTGTTCAACGAGCGGCGCATCCCCGAGCAGGTGATCACCCAGCAGCGCATGGTCGGGCGCGGCTACTGGAGCCAGGCGGAACTGGCGCGCCACGGCTTCAAGCACAGCGCCGCCACGGTGGAAAGTATGGAGGCACAACTGATCCTGGTGCTGTCCGGTGCCTACATCGGCTACCTGCCCGAACACTACGCCCAGGCCTGGGCCGACAAGGGCGACTTGCGCGTCTTGCTGCCGGCGACCTTCGGCTACCAGGCGCCGTTCTCGATGATCATGCGCCGAGGTCGCAGCCGTGAGCCACTGATCCAGACCTTTCGCGACTTGCTCAAAACCCAGCTCAACCAGGCCTGA
- the cysM gene encoding cysteine synthase CysM, translating into MTLQYPTIADCVGNTPLVRLQRMAGETSNTLLLKLEGNNPAGSVKDRPALSMITRAELRGQIKPGDTLIEATSGNTGIALAMAAAIKGYKMILIMPDNGSAERKAAMTAYGAQLVLVTQEEGMEGARDLAERMAAEGRGLVLDQFANGDNPEAHYTSTGPEIWRQTGGTITHFVSSMGTTGTIMGNSRYLKEQNPAIQIVGLQPMEGAAIPGIRRWPEEYLPKIYNATRVDRIIDMAQREAEDTTRRLAREEGIFCGVSSGGAVAGMLRLSQEVENAVIVAIICDRGDRYLSTGIFDEPN; encoded by the coding sequence ATGACCTTGCAGTACCCTACAATTGCCGATTGCGTCGGCAACACGCCCCTGGTCCGCTTGCAACGCATGGCGGGAGAAACCAGCAATACCCTGTTGCTCAAGCTCGAAGGGAACAACCCGGCCGGCTCCGTGAAGGACCGCCCGGCGCTGTCGATGATCACCCGCGCCGAGTTGCGCGGGCAGATCAAGCCCGGCGACACCCTGATCGAAGCCACCTCGGGTAATACCGGGATCGCCCTGGCCATGGCCGCCGCGATCAAGGGTTACAAGATGATCCTGATCATGCCCGACAACGGCAGCGCCGAGCGCAAGGCGGCGATGACCGCCTACGGCGCCCAGTTGGTGCTGGTGACCCAGGAAGAAGGCATGGAAGGCGCCCGCGACCTCGCCGAGCGCATGGCCGCCGAAGGCCGTGGCCTGGTGCTGGACCAGTTCGCCAATGGCGACAACCCCGAGGCGCACTACACCAGCACCGGCCCGGAAATCTGGCGCCAGACCGGGGGCACCATCACCCATTTCGTCAGCTCCATGGGCACCACCGGCACCATCATGGGCAACTCGCGCTACCTCAAGGAGCAGAACCCGGCGATCCAGATCGTCGGCCTGCAACCGATGGAAGGCGCAGCCATCCCGGGTATCCGCCGCTGGCCCGAAGAGTATCTGCCGAAGATCTACAACGCGACGCGCGTGGACCGCATCATCGACATGGCCCAGCGTGAAGCTGAAGACACCACCCGGCGCCTGGCCCGTGAAGAAGGCATCTTCTGCGGCGTGTCTTCCGGTGGCGCCGTGGCGGGTATGTTGCGCTTGTCCCAAGAAGTGGAAAACGCGGTGATCGTCGCGATCATCTGTGACCGTGGCGACCGTTACTTGTCGACCGGCATTTTCGACGAACCCAACTGA
- a CDS encoding NEL-type E3 ubiquitin ligase domain-containing protein — translation MAEPNSPDTLAAFMAQHPGPLMSRAQWSALQALDGYRVKFDAFLGELNDDERFEYVRLQRAWVSAQYALEQGIHELTLAFEQQALASLRQGLKSLTGQDIDPKVAQIHTRYLQSANRVRRGADGDVIKTASLTLWDAACINYDGLTGWSYPGRTGLADASFLDEGINANAADFIALVRRLDLGGQLKARLDQALSASAELGGRVMALAAAEFEFALIEALRTTAASRVDRACYQAVKQALVGGVRWENVEEMLLFIPHGVDNLSWLPQSLGFTGQYVGPPPGDSLSIPHIVFSVSGCRGAFSFFPNRPGGSLRHHASHREACEEFHVAFQGFYRRGEVDWLYQMMSLRDCARVKQLAKASVRPQGLNDVAQLLYALAQSIPSLDKAQSIGSVRTPVQKVPVVCLSAFYIKRCRANLQELANEMPGLMPSVIEVFQALLNEILNLLLIPVPGAPNGLGRARVFGMFVALTQGLIGGGHQALQGRPGELLQAFVDLADLLISGRMHTRLAFTVQRRHQRLYQQLSRSHTVIDPQRPTGPQLLERMLGAKDVPSRALDAVLDSSATAHAALNQVWEGAPPSASLVEAVQRFNTDRLIDWVSQGANPDHPAPVGAVEVMAPLLTQLADWPANTALSIANQQGLELRRYSANTMGPPTETVTVIALENYQFAYGPTSRRVVHLPNAIAALMPTVFAAGAPLIRQQLAALAKTLSIELFEALTRFAGASRSTAKGASRGVRQLLPDRVGHELSMPAVVAQLQALHPQVSLARLLEVLREHPLSAHQQMQLLTSQLQPEALYDALRAARRGARREAIVDGLFHRRRFDRQTQNWAAAYAHGVLSDGLGRALVVSWAEQPVPYVSKGTRDRTLVVIDHRLGRFAAYDAQAHRSGEMFTGADSFYALIVSQLSEQDRARLGLSAAQAIGDLRHQVAQALVRNRAPDGTFYPYRREIAAYARSDDISRIGAEPDALGLYALGSARYLFIEGDCFKVAQADPAQPWRIQHPSLSDAYAPALTHNGVGAWRHEWEDPLTWDGQRPFYRLGPLARALGPDAIEQVLRISGVTTDMLRRVHVRNELPPAVLLDTLERFTVHQRVKAGMDVGAAFFERMLGEVGADRADALVGRKGVAHSDQITVLEAKVALDKPQMEHLFFEALCPDRRHSNDPLAQVLQRDYPDLTNRVAEDLVRAVTPAERRSLESGVVPLTLTSAIRWWVQYLRKTRILESAHLPASADENSATALLHALAQIDGWPAHLRVEVWQGGFMQTSVGPFDAALKCMVERVSHQYQAYLPQANGRRQPVGRPGPFLEVLLAALPLAERQSLGFTQGAGEGELLEQVRWRLQRIWEFAETQRRVGRRPHFHPPQRVADGRIAYPLSGRGLRPMERAQVARLRALYPARTDDEVLQLWRDAGDSVRERDGMIDYLYNEREAMNVALGRWLHGTTGPAREARAQAVVRIQRCWAREASTHGTAMVKELNLDGLDLTDLPTLGAHFGHVEVLSLKRNQLSQLPTRFLRCFPGVTRLYLSDNRFEQMPPGLSEVPRLRALYLGNNRLKFRLGDVIRLSELTQLRVLDLSSNPLRQGQRLNLAGLKHLRYLNLRNTQLESLPKGAVTLKWLEVFDLANNRIQVLTRSDLFIYADVHRAMDLSGNPLSQGTLQMLRVYREQPGRSGIHFGLHPHNIPVTAGPDRWLAVLAVRDVPSHLALWQDLQGREIFARFFTLIERVAADPKFVAVGYRALREDLTGRVWRLIEGAANTPQLATILFEHPYDMSAGVNGCMVSLNNLELKFRMFELLTGGDGDGMPLLNCLRASSRLAAITNAVLLFDPHQTPELAGTRILAYRIALSAALDLPLGFDQRLDRTLGTPSPESVAAMLNGILAGETRLDWPGWLIEKTYWRQFLQAKYQVRLQATLGHYDQALEDALDRVNRAELSDGAYLALANDLSSRRSVDEDRLLLALTEGEWANFTGAANVAYTYQQ, via the coding sequence ATGGCTGAACCGAATTCCCCTGACACGTTGGCCGCGTTTATGGCGCAGCATCCCGGGCCGCTGATGTCGCGTGCGCAGTGGTCTGCCTTGCAGGCCCTGGACGGATACCGGGTAAAGTTCGATGCCTTTCTCGGTGAACTCAACGACGACGAGCGGTTTGAATACGTACGTCTGCAACGGGCGTGGGTTTCTGCGCAATACGCTCTGGAACAAGGCATTCATGAACTGACCCTGGCTTTCGAGCAACAGGCCCTGGCGTCGCTGCGCCAAGGCCTGAAATCCCTGACGGGTCAGGACATCGACCCGAAAGTCGCACAGATCCATACGCGTTACCTTCAATCGGCCAATCGTGTTCGCCGTGGCGCCGATGGCGATGTGATAAAAACCGCCAGCCTCACCCTGTGGGACGCCGCGTGCATCAACTACGACGGGCTGACCGGCTGGAGTTATCCCGGCCGCACGGGGTTGGCTGACGCCAGCTTTCTTGACGAGGGTATCAATGCCAACGCGGCTGATTTCATAGCGCTGGTGCGCAGGCTGGATCTCGGCGGGCAACTCAAGGCGCGTCTGGATCAGGCACTGTCGGCCTCCGCCGAGTTGGGCGGGCGGGTCATGGCACTGGCCGCGGCTGAGTTCGAATTCGCGCTGATCGAGGCCCTGAGAACCACTGCCGCAAGCCGGGTGGACAGGGCGTGTTATCAGGCCGTGAAGCAAGCGTTGGTGGGAGGGGTGCGCTGGGAGAACGTTGAGGAAATGCTGCTGTTTATCCCCCACGGGGTGGACAACCTCAGTTGGTTGCCGCAATCCCTGGGGTTCACCGGGCAATACGTCGGCCCGCCCCCCGGCGACAGCCTGAGCATTCCCCATATCGTGTTTTCCGTCAGTGGTTGCCGGGGCGCCTTCAGCTTCTTCCCGAATCGTCCTGGTGGCTCGTTGCGTCACCATGCCAGCCACCGCGAAGCCTGTGAGGAATTTCACGTCGCCTTCCAGGGCTTCTACCGCAGAGGCGAGGTCGATTGGCTGTATCAGATGATGTCACTGCGTGACTGTGCACGCGTAAAGCAGCTTGCCAAAGCTTCTGTCCGACCCCAGGGCCTCAATGACGTCGCCCAACTGCTTTACGCATTGGCGCAGTCCATTCCCTCGCTCGACAAGGCCCAGAGCATTGGCAGTGTGCGCACCCCGGTGCAGAAGGTGCCCGTGGTCTGCTTGAGCGCCTTCTACATCAAGCGTTGCCGCGCCAACCTGCAAGAACTGGCCAACGAGATGCCCGGGTTGATGCCGAGCGTGATCGAGGTGTTCCAGGCCTTGCTCAATGAAATCCTCAACCTGTTGTTGATTCCGGTGCCGGGAGCACCCAACGGGCTGGGGCGGGCACGCGTGTTTGGCATGTTCGTCGCGTTGACCCAGGGCTTGATCGGCGGGGGGCATCAGGCGTTGCAGGGGCGGCCAGGCGAACTGCTGCAGGCATTTGTCGATCTGGCCGATTTATTGATCAGCGGCCGCATGCATACCCGGCTGGCGTTCACCGTGCAGCGTCGGCATCAGCGTCTTTATCAGCAACTCTCGCGGTCGCACACGGTCATCGACCCTCAGCGCCCGACGGGCCCGCAGTTGCTCGAACGAATGCTCGGCGCGAAGGATGTGCCTTCCCGTGCGCTGGACGCCGTGCTCGATTCAAGTGCCACCGCGCATGCTGCCCTGAACCAAGTGTGGGAGGGCGCGCCGCCTTCGGCGTCACTGGTTGAGGCGGTGCAGCGTTTCAACACTGACCGGTTGATCGACTGGGTAAGCCAGGGCGCCAATCCCGATCACCCTGCGCCCGTCGGTGCTGTTGAGGTCATGGCGCCGCTGCTCACCCAGTTGGCGGACTGGCCGGCAAACACCGCGTTGAGCATTGCCAATCAGCAAGGCCTGGAGCTGCGACGCTACAGCGCCAATACGATGGGACCGCCGACAGAAACGGTCACCGTCATCGCCCTGGAAAACTATCAATTCGCCTATGGGCCCACGAGTCGTCGCGTCGTGCATCTGCCGAATGCCATCGCCGCGCTGATGCCGACAGTTTTTGCCGCGGGCGCACCGCTGATTCGCCAGCAACTGGCGGCGCTGGCCAAGACCTTGAGCATCGAGTTGTTTGAGGCACTGACGCGCTTCGCCGGGGCCAGTCGCTCGACGGCCAAGGGGGCCAGCAGGGGCGTGCGGCAATTGTTGCCTGATCGCGTCGGCCACGAGTTGTCCATGCCGGCGGTGGTTGCGCAATTGCAGGCACTGCACCCACAGGTGAGCCTGGCGCGCTTGCTTGAGGTGCTGCGCGAACATCCCTTGTCGGCACACCAACAGATGCAGTTGCTGACTTCGCAATTGCAGCCTGAAGCGCTGTATGACGCCTTGCGCGCGGCCCGTCGGGGAGCGCGTCGGGAGGCCATTGTCGATGGCCTGTTCCACCGCCGCCGCTTTGACCGGCAAACCCAGAATTGGGCGGCCGCGTATGCCCATGGCGTGTTGAGTGATGGGCTCGGGCGAGCACTGGTCGTCAGCTGGGCCGAGCAGCCGGTGCCTTATGTTTCCAAGGGCACTCGAGATCGAACCCTGGTCGTGATCGATCATCGCCTGGGGCGGTTCGCGGCGTATGACGCACAGGCGCACCGCAGCGGCGAGATGTTCACTGGCGCCGACAGCTTCTACGCCCTCATCGTGAGCCAGTTGTCAGAGCAAGACCGTGCCCGCCTGGGGCTCTCGGCGGCGCAGGCCATCGGCGATCTGCGTCACCAAGTCGCCCAGGCGCTGGTGCGCAATCGTGCGCCCGACGGTACGTTCTATCCGTATCGACGTGAGATCGCGGCGTACGCCCGTAGCGACGATATTTCACGCATCGGCGCCGAGCCCGACGCGCTGGGCCTGTATGCCCTCGGCTCGGCGCGCTACCTGTTTATCGAAGGCGACTGTTTCAAGGTGGCCCAAGCGGACCCGGCACAGCCGTGGCGCATCCAGCACCCCTCGTTGAGCGACGCTTACGCCCCGGCCCTCACCCATAACGGCGTCGGCGCGTGGCGCCATGAATGGGAAGACCCGCTGACTTGGGACGGCCAACGACCGTTTTATCGACTGGGGCCGTTGGCCCGTGCGCTGGGGCCGGATGCGATTGAACAGGTGCTGCGGATCAGCGGGGTGACAACAGACATGCTGCGCCGGGTGCATGTACGCAATGAGCTTCCCCCCGCCGTCCTGCTGGATACCCTTGAGCGCTTCACGGTCCATCAGCGGGTCAAGGCCGGTATGGACGTTGGTGCGGCTTTTTTCGAGCGGATGCTGGGCGAAGTCGGTGCCGATCGCGCCGATGCACTGGTGGGGCGCAAGGGCGTCGCGCATTCCGATCAGATCACCGTGCTGGAGGCAAAAGTGGCGCTGGACAAGCCGCAGATGGAACACCTGTTCTTCGAGGCGTTGTGCCCTGATCGCCGGCATTCCAATGACCCACTGGCCCAAGTGCTGCAGCGTGACTACCCCGATTTGACCAACCGGGTCGCCGAAGACCTGGTGCGCGCTGTCACCCCGGCCGAGCGCCGCAGCCTGGAGAGCGGGGTGGTCCCGTTGACGCTGACCTCGGCGATCCGATGGTGGGTGCAATACCTGCGCAAAACCAGGATTCTGGAGAGCGCGCACCTGCCGGCCAGCGCCGATGAGAACAGTGCGACCGCGCTCCTGCATGCATTGGCGCAAATAGACGGTTGGCCGGCGCACCTTCGGGTTGAAGTGTGGCAAGGCGGTTTTATGCAGACCAGCGTCGGCCCGTTCGATGCAGCGCTCAAGTGCATGGTGGAGCGGGTATCCCACCAGTATCAGGCCTATCTCCCCCAGGCAAACGGGCGGCGACAGCCAGTGGGACGCCCGGGTCCATTCCTTGAGGTGTTACTGGCCGCGCTGCCGCTGGCCGAGCGGCAGTCATTGGGGTTCACCCAGGGCGCCGGGGAGGGGGAATTGCTCGAGCAGGTGCGTTGGCGTCTGCAACGCATATGGGAGTTTGCCGAGACCCAGAGGCGTGTGGGGCGCCGTCCGCATTTCCATCCGCCACAGCGTGTTGCGGATGGGCGCATCGCTTATCCGCTGAGCGGTAGAGGGCTGAGGCCGATGGAGCGCGCCCAGGTGGCGCGCTTGCGCGCGTTGTATCCGGCGAGAACCGACGACGAGGTTCTACAGCTGTGGCGGGACGCGGGCGACTCGGTTCGAGAACGCGATGGGATGATCGACTATCTCTACAACGAACGTGAGGCGATGAACGTTGCGCTGGGGCGATGGCTTCATGGCACGACGGGCCCCGCGCGGGAGGCCCGGGCGCAGGCGGTTGTACGTATCCAGCGATGTTGGGCCAGGGAGGCCTCGACTCACGGGACGGCCATGGTCAAGGAACTGAATCTCGATGGCCTGGACCTGACCGATCTGCCCACGTTGGGCGCGCATTTCGGACACGTGGAGGTATTGAGCCTGAAGCGAAACCAACTGTCTCAATTGCCTACGCGTTTCCTGCGCTGTTTCCCGGGCGTGACGCGGCTTTACCTGAGCGACAACAGGTTCGAGCAGATGCCGCCGGGGCTTTCCGAGGTCCCGCGGCTGAGGGCCTTGTACCTGGGTAACAATCGACTCAAGTTCAGGCTGGGCGATGTGATCCGGCTGAGTGAGCTGACGCAATTGCGCGTGTTGGATTTGTCCTCGAACCCCCTTCGCCAAGGACAGCGACTGAACTTGGCGGGTTTGAAACACCTGCGCTATCTGAACCTGCGCAACACTCAGTTGGAAAGCCTGCCCAAGGGGGCTGTCACCCTGAAATGGCTGGAGGTGTTTGACCTCGCAAACAACCGCATCCAAGTGCTGACTCGGTCTGACCTGTTTATCTACGCTGATGTCCATCGCGCCATGGACCTGTCCGGCAACCCCTTGTCGCAGGGCACGCTTCAGATGCTTCGTGTTTATCGCGAGCAGCCGGGGCGTTCTGGCATTCATTTCGGATTGCATCCGCATAATATTCCCGTTACTGCCGGTCCCGACCGCTGGTTGGCGGTGCTGGCGGTCAGGGACGTACCGTCGCACCTCGCGCTTTGGCAGGACTTGCAGGGGCGGGAGATTTTTGCGCGGTTTTTCACGCTGATCGAGCGTGTTGCCGCTGATCCCAAGTTTGTTGCCGTGGGTTACCGAGCCCTGCGAGAAGACCTCACCGGCAGAGTCTGGCGTTTGATCGAAGGGGCTGCCAACACCCCGCAACTGGCGACGATCCTGTTCGAGCATCCGTACGACATGAGCGCTGGCGTGAACGGTTGCATGGTGTCGCTCAACAATTTGGAGCTCAAGTTCAGAATGTTCGAACTGCTTACCGGGGGCGACGGCGATGGGATGCCGCTGCTCAATTGTTTGCGGGCCAGCAGCCGCTTGGCGGCCATCACGAACGCTGTGCTTTTGTTCGATCCGCATCAGACGCCGGAGCTGGCGGGCACACGCATACTGGCTTACCGAATTGCCTTGTCCGCGGCCCTGGACCTCCCCCTGGGCTTCGATCAACGGCTGGATCGGACGTTGGGCACCCCCAGCCCCGAGAGCGTTGCCGCGATGCTTAACGGCATCCTGGCGGGCGAGACGAGGTTGGACTGGCCTGGGTGGCTGATTGAGAAGACGTATTGGCGGCAGTTCCTGCAAGCCAAGTATCAGGTGCGTCTTCAAGCCACGCTGGGGCATTACGATCAGGCGCTGGAGGACGCCTTGGATAGAGTCAACCGTGCAGAACTGAGCGATGGGGCTTACCTGGCGTTGGCCAATGACCTGTCCAGCCGGCGCTCAGTCGATGAGGACCGCTTGCTTCTGGCGTTGACAGAAGGTGAGTGGGCCAACTTCACAGGTGCCGCCAATGTTGCTTATACCTATCAGCAATAA
- the speB gene encoding agmatinase encodes MDKIFHQPLGGNEMPRFAGIATMMRLPHLQTAKGLDAAFIGVPLDIGTSLRAGTRFGPREIRAESVMIRPYNMATGAAPFDSLSVADIGDVAINTFNLLDAVRIIEEAYDEILEHNVIPMTLGGDHTITLPILRAIHKKHGKVGLVHIDAHADVNDHMFGEKIAHGTTFRRAVEEGLLDCDRVVQIGLRAQGYTAEDFNWSRKQGFRVVQAEECWHHSLAPLMAEVREKVGGGPVYLSFDIDGIDPAWAPGTGTPEIGGLTTIQAIEIIRGCQGLDLIGCDLVEVSPPYDTTGNTSLLGANLLYEMLCVLPGVAHR; translated from the coding sequence GTGGACAAGATTTTCCACCAACCACTGGGCGGCAACGAAATGCCGCGCTTTGCCGGCATCGCCACCATGATGCGACTTCCCCACCTGCAAACCGCCAAGGGCCTGGACGCCGCCTTTATCGGCGTGCCCCTGGACATCGGCACCTCGCTGCGCGCCGGCACCCGTTTCGGGCCACGCGAAATCCGCGCCGAATCGGTGATGATCCGCCCCTACAACATGGCCACTGGCGCGGCACCGTTCGACTCGCTGTCGGTGGCCGACATCGGCGACGTGGCGATCAACACCTTCAACCTGCTCGACGCCGTACGCATCATTGAAGAAGCCTACGACGAGATCCTCGAACACAATGTGATCCCCATGACCCTGGGCGGTGACCACACCATCACCCTGCCGATCCTGCGGGCGATCCACAAGAAACACGGCAAGGTCGGGCTGGTGCACATCGATGCCCACGCCGATGTGAACGACCATATGTTCGGCGAGAAAATCGCCCACGGCACCACCTTCCGCCGCGCCGTGGAGGAAGGTTTGCTTGATTGCGACCGCGTGGTGCAGATCGGCCTGCGCGCCCAGGGCTACACCGCCGAAGACTTCAACTGGAGCCGCAAACAGGGCTTTCGTGTGGTCCAGGCCGAAGAATGCTGGCACCACTCCCTTGCGCCATTGATGGCCGAAGTGCGGGAAAAAGTCGGTGGCGGCCCGGTGTACCTGAGCTTCGACATCGACGGCATCGACCCGGCCTGGGCACCGGGCACCGGCACCCCGGAAATCGGCGGGCTGACCACCATCCAGGCCATCGAGATCATCCGCGGCTGCCAGGGCCTCGACCTGATTGGTTGTGACCTGGTAGAAGTTTCGCCGCCCTACGACACCACCGGCAACACCTCGCTGCTCGGCGCCAACCTGCTGTACGAGATGCTCTGCGTACTGCCTGGCGTGGCGCACCGCTGA
- the rlmD gene encoding 23S rRNA (uracil(1939)-C(5))-methyltransferase RlmD, with amino-acid sequence MAKHERGLRFQPTGGSRAPQIPVGKKQRLTIERLANDGRGIVFFEGRTWFVNGALAGEEVEARVLGAHGKVVEARTERVFKASELRRPAPCAHVGRCGGCSVQHLPHGEQLALKQRMLAEQLSRVAGVEPQEWAAPLSGPEFGYRRRARVAVRWDAKAKKLEVGFRAVASQDIVAIDDCPVLVQALQPIMQRLPNMLRRLSKPQALGHVELFSGTSIAVLLRHMAPLSDADLLVLKEFCAFHQAQLWLHGEGQPEPVDADAALGFQLEQWGLELAYRPGDFVQVNAAVNAAMVAQALEWLAPQPDERVLDLFCGLGNFALPLARQVREVVAVEGVQTMVDRAALNAVSNNLHNAQFFQADLSQPLTDAEWAKQGFSAVLLDPPRDGAQEVVRKLATLGAKRLVYVSCNPATLARDTVELVKQGYRLKRAGILDMFPQTAHVEAMALFEAG; translated from the coding sequence ATGGCCAAGCACGAGAGAGGCCTGCGCTTCCAACCGACGGGCGGCAGCCGGGCCCCGCAGATTCCAGTGGGCAAGAAACAACGCCTGACCATCGAGCGCCTGGCCAACGATGGCCGTGGCATCGTGTTCTTCGAAGGCCGCACCTGGTTCGTGAACGGTGCGCTGGCCGGTGAAGAAGTCGAAGCGCGGGTGTTGGGGGCCCACGGCAAAGTGGTCGAGGCGCGTACCGAGCGGGTGTTCAAGGCCAGCGAACTGCGCCGCCCGGCGCCGTGTGCCCACGTGGGCCGCTGTGGCGGTTGCAGCGTGCAGCACTTGCCCCATGGCGAACAACTTGCCCTGAAACAGCGCATGCTCGCCGAGCAACTGTCCCGCGTGGCGGGTGTCGAACCGCAGGAGTGGGCCGCACCTTTGAGCGGTCCGGAATTCGGCTACCGTCGCCGTGCCCGTGTAGCGGTGCGTTGGGATGCCAAGGCGAAAAAACTCGAAGTGGGTTTTCGCGCGGTCGCCAGCCAGGACATCGTCGCCATCGATGATTGCCCGGTGCTGGTACAGGCCTTGCAACCGATCATGCAGCGTCTGCCGAACATGCTGCGCCGCCTGAGCAAACCCCAGGCCCTGGGGCATGTGGAGCTGTTCAGCGGTACATCCATCGCCGTGCTGCTGCGGCATATGGCGCCATTGTCGGACGCGGACCTGCTGGTATTGAAAGAATTCTGCGCGTTCCATCAAGCCCAGTTGTGGCTGCATGGCGAGGGCCAGCCGGAGCCGGTGGATGCCGATGCCGCGTTGGGTTTTCAGCTGGAGCAGTGGGGCCTGGAACTGGCCTACCGTCCCGGCGACTTCGTGCAAGTCAACGCCGCTGTCAACGCGGCGATGGTGGCCCAGGCCCTGGAATGGCTGGCCCCACAGCCTGACGAACGCGTATTGGACCTGTTTTGCGGCCTGGGCAACTTTGCCCTGCCACTGGCCAGACAAGTACGCGAAGTGGTCGCGGTGGAGGGCGTGCAGACCATGGTGGATCGGGCGGCGCTTAATGCCGTCAGCAACAATTTGCATAATGCGCAGTTTTTTCAGGCCGATTTGTCCCAGCCTTTGACTGACGCAGAATGGGCCAAACAGGGCTTTTCTGCGGTACTCTTGGACCCACCCCGCGATGGTGCCCAAGAGGTTGTGCGCAAGCTCGCCACTCTGGGGGCCAAGCGCCTGGTGTATGTGTCCTGCAACCCGGCGACGCTGGCGCGGGACACGGTTGAGTTGGTCAAGCAAGGCTACCGGCTAAAACGTGCCGGGATCCTCGACATGTTTCCGCAGACAGCGCATGTCGAGGCCATGGCGTTATTTGAAGCGGGCTAG
- a CDS encoding tRNA-uridine aminocarboxypropyltransferase, translated as MSRPQCSRCLRPLAHCLCPLIPSLDSRTRVLLLQHPSEVNHALNTARLAALGLNNAQLVVGEVFADLPALLNPPGYQARLLFPGDDAQPLQGYTPDDQPLLLVVPDGTWRKARKLLHLNPLLAALPRVSLAEGAVSRYRLRKAPGPGALSTVEAIVQALQVLEAPTSFEPLLQPFEALIEGQIAAMGPLVFAKNHA; from the coding sequence ATGTCCAGACCCCAATGCTCCCGTTGCCTCAGGCCTCTTGCCCATTGCCTGTGCCCACTGATACCCAGCCTCGACAGCCGCACCCGGGTGTTGCTGTTGCAGCACCCGAGCGAGGTCAACCACGCACTCAACACGGCACGGTTGGCGGCATTGGGGCTGAACAATGCGCAGTTGGTGGTGGGCGAGGTGTTTGCTGATTTGCCGGCGTTGTTGAACCCGCCGGGTTATCAGGCGCGGTTGTTGTTTCCCGGCGACGATGCCCAGCCATTGCAAGGGTATACACCTGACGATCAGCCGTTGTTGCTGGTGGTGCCTGACGGCACCTGGCGCAAGGCGCGCAAACTGTTGCACCTCAACCCGTTGCTGGCGGCGTTGCCCAGGGTGAGCCTGGCCGAAGGCGCCGTCTCCCGTTATCGGCTGCGCAAGGCGCCGGGACCGGGGGCGTTGTCGACGGTCGAGGCGATTGTGCAGGCCTTGCAGGTGCTGGAGGCGCCGACTTCGTTCGAGCCGTTGCTCCAGCCGTTCGAGGCGTTGATCGAAGGGCAGATCGCCGCGATGGGGCCTTTGGTCTTCGCCAAAAACCACGCTTGA